TACCCTGATGGGTTTGCTAGCTATACCTTGGAGGCTGGTATTTGAGGCTCTTTGTTTTCTCTTCCTGCTTTATACAGTTTAACATCAAAGAACTTGTTCCTGCGCTATTTGCAAATTGCTAGTTTATTGCTGTGGCTTCATATTAAGTTTACTTCTGTGTGGCTTAGTGGTtggcttattattattattttttggttcaagctattttgaaaaccaaatttATCATCCCGCTTTAAGCATTCGCTAAAGCTATATATGTCTTTGGGTTTGCATTTTTAAATCTCCTAAAGACAAGTTGGCATTTCAAGGAAAAATGATTCACAAAAGACATTTTGCTGATGAGGATTCTTTTGAGTTTCCTTGTAAGCACCCAAAACTATGTGACTACGCCAATCACCTTGCTCCTATCGTGGATTTCAATCCTCCCAATGATACTGGTCTGGAACCTCAAACTTCAGGTAAATAATCTGTAATTACATGTATTTAGAATTTTggttataattaaattgatcttCTTGTCCCATGCCTTTACCGTGTTAATTGCTTCAGTATCTATGCTCATGATTCTTGAATGTAATTTTACTGTGGTAAATATGTAATCTTCAATTGGTTTTATACTAACTAAATGCCAATATTAAGAAGATGGAGCTAGCCACAGCTTCTGCCAGTGTCAAGTTTTTAAGGAATTTGCATTTGATTCTGTTACTGAAGTTTCAAATGGGATTAATGAGAAATTGAAATAGGTACTTCTAGTGGCATTTCTCGATTTCTGTGGGAAAGCAGCAGTATTGCTGAAGCGGATGCTAAGATTGAGGCAGCTTTGCATCTGTCATTTTTACCTGAATATTTTGCTCCTCAACACCAGCTAAGAGCTTTGCTTCAATCCGAGGAGACTTATTCATCTCTTCTCGAAGCTCCTCCTCTGATTCCAGTTTCTATTGGACCTGAGCATCAAGCAGATGTTCCTGAATGGAACCCAAGGGGCTCAAAGAGCTTTGTAGATAATCTCAATGCACCAGGCCATCAAGTTGAACTTTCACCTTCATTGGATTTTAAGCTCCTTGTTGACGATGGTGATGAGGAGAAGTTGATGGGTACTTGTATCATTTCAATGCCTGCTTACGAAACGTCTGCCAATTATTGCTTTGAAAGATGTGGAACCAGAAATGATTGTAAATGTATTGATAGGGATTCTATTGATTGTGTCAGACAACATGTTATGGAAGCCAGAGAAAAACTTAGGGGAAACCTTGGGGAAAAGATATTTGAGGAATTAGGCTTCTGTGAAATGGGAGAGGAGGTCTCAAAGAGATGGACTGGAGAGGAAGAGCAAACATTCCATGAGGTTGTCTTGTCTAACCCTGCATCAATGGGGAAGAATTTCTGGAACCATCTTTCATTGGCTTTCCCCTTCCGTACAAAAAGGGACCTTGTCAGCTATTATTACAATGTATTTATGCTGCAAAAACGTGCTGATCAAAACAGGTTTGACCCGCAAAATGTAGACAGTGATAATGATGAATGGTATATAAGTGAACATGAAGCTGATGTGGTAGAGGAAGATGAGGACTCTGGTGTTGAATCTCCAACTAATCTTGATGTTCCCACTTGTCAGGAGTATCAAGCGGAGGATTGCCATGATGACATTGAGGGTGAGTATGAGCTAGATGATTTCAAGGATGGTGCTCAGGCTGTCTGTGCAGTTGCAACTGATGAAGATGAGGGAGATGTGGATGATATATCTGTAGGTGTTAAGAAATCCTTTGGTGACTCTGGTGGCAATATTGACTTACATTTTTTGAGTAAAATTCAAAGCAGTTGCAGGGATGAGGATGGTGTACAAGATGATTCATGTACATCATGTGAATTCGAGCAAATTGAAAGCTGTGATCCACTTTATACTAAAGGGACTGATCAGAAGCAGTCTAATCAAGATTGATGCACAAgcattaaatatatgaatgttGTTGGGTTAATTGAACATCAATAGGTTTTGTTTTGAATCCTTGCAAGAGTAAAGTTGGGATACTGATACAAGAGAGAAAGAGTTGATTTTGTCAATGAGTGTTCATGTCTGATCCCCTAAATTATATTTGGCTGTGGTTGGCATAAAATGTTGGTTCGGGAAGCCTTTGAGGGATAGTTGGGGAGGGACTCCCATAAGATCCATAGTTCTAACAAGTGACCAGACTGAAGAAAGGTCTGATCTGGTGTGCttgtaaaatttcatatttgttgaGGACGTTTGCATTTGTGTCTCAAAGGGGATGCTCATGGAACCTGCCTCGAATCTTCTGGGTGCTACTGTTATCAGCATGACAGAATACTGATCTTTTAGTTATTGGGATCAGTCTCTTGAGAAACAGTATATTTATATTGAGGACtccaaaatcaatattttgatGGAAGTGAGTCATATGTTCCAAGTTTTACATtcaatattgtttgttttattctttgccctgatttggttttttttttttttttctgtagcTGTATTAGCAAGAATGGCCTAGCTGTCAATGTAACACTTTAATTCGTGAGGCAATAAAATTAGTTTCTCCGTCTTGATTCCCGCTGTCTCAGTTCCTAATTATGCATGTATTGATTTTTCTGTTAGGCCACTGTGTTGAAGTGTTTAAGTTGATGTAGTCATTTAGATGTCAGAGATTCAGTACTCAATCATTGGGGGAAATCGGCAACAATAACAGGAGAAGAGCATATGAACTCATTGGTTTTGTGGTGATATTAAAGGTGGGGATTCTTCTGGGGGTGTTGCTGGGAAATGACATGGCGGGTGGTTGCACCTCCCTTTAACTGGGTGTGTCACGACTCAAAAAGCGAATCACTGTGACATGGGTAGCAATAGGAGAATAGTGTTTGTTTTATGGTAATATTAAGGGTGGAGAGTTTTTCTCTTAGGAGTATAAGATAAAACGAAGCTAGTGACTCTAAACCCATAATATTATCACTGATCTCACTCAGCGCACAATGCATTCGTCCAAAGAGAAAATCAGCAAGGTAAAAAATGGACCTGCCATGATAAAGATTTCATGCTATGAACTTGAGTATTCACCAAGCAGAAGTTGCTTGCTGAAGCATCCATCATCATTTATCAGCACACGACTGACCAAACAGACTCACTTGAAAAATGTAAGAGTCTTCAACCCAATTGTCTTGACTTCATCATCCTAATAACATTCCATTTTCCACATCATACTCACATTTTCAACTTCTAATAAAGCTGATAAGCAATGCGCAACATGACATGTATGATCAAAACTTTCCATTTCTCCTTCCTTCACAACAGCAAAGTGGAGTTTGTTCTGTTAAAATTGACAACTTCAGTAACATTCTAGCTTAATTTCTTAGATTTCACTTAGTAAAGAGGAGCCATGGCATTGTGACTTTGTTAACTTATAGAATCACGATGAACCAAATGATGAAACTCTCGTGTAATGACAAAACTAGAAGTAAAACTTAAAAGGGTTAAAATGTTCAAtataacaatagaaaaataacatcataaataCCTCATATCTAGTACTTCAAGATTGataaaacatttcatgatggtCATTTAAACTTTGATAATTATATGGTGAAAAtctaatatgtataaataaattttagattaatcaCGACACAAAAGTTTTCCTCATCTTTAAAAATGTCAAACTATTTTACTCTAAAAGAGTTATAATTTATCTGAGTTTTCTTCATCTTACCAAACTCTAACTCATTTTCACGTATctaattttcctattttcttaaaatacaaCCTATTATCTTATGACAATAAACATCAagaaatgagaattttaaatttcttagaCAAAAAcatgtgtttgaatttttgtctCCATTTTTTAACATTAGATACTAATGAATATAAACAAATCGATgcatatcattatgtaattagatgattttaaattaaagataaattaaataattaaatcacttaATCTATGATAATactctaggttttttttttttttgtattcgttgccttcttttaatttttttaaataaaagacaaattttttttttttagaatttttctttttcttctacttttttttctcttataactTATTCAATAATCCTATTgttaatttgagttcaactttTTAGAATCAAATAGAGTTTGAACTGATCTTTGTTTGAGCTCGACTAAACTCTATTCTACCCACTTCACTTTATAAACTATGACGTTCTagaacaaattaattatttacaaggactaaaatacccttcaaCACGTATACCATACATAAATAACACATATGAAATTTGGAAGGACAACATTGcgtttaaaataaatattaaaaacaaatcccataatataaacatgaatTTGAATTGGTTGAAGGTCTAAATCAACTTAATATgacttattaaaatataaaaaaccttTGATCAAGATTTGTAACAGTCCCTTTTGCCCTTGATTtagcatatatatttttgggcACTTAAAATAATgagtcaaattaaaaattattatatttttaatttaaagtcatttaattaaataataatacattatcagaatatttaattaaatttttaaaattaagtatatataattttattaatatatgaattgatataataaaattgtaatctACCAAATTAAGATGAAATCTTGTATAAATAAGGATAttatttattgacaaaaaatcatattaatttgacataaataatcattgaaaaaatagtttaaaaaaaaaaaaaaaagctggcgaggtcacaaatttatttacataaaacAGAGAGTCCATTTCTCTTCAAGAGCTCTTCGCTTTGCATGCAAGTTTCTGTTTGTGCTTCAAAGTTTAGCATCAATTTTAGGAAGTGAGAGATTTGACAGGCACAGATCACAGATTTTGCATTGTTTTCTGGAGGTTTTAGGTTGCAGAATCTTGCTCTTTCTCTatctcattttgtttttttttttttttaaatcgaaaAAGACCAAGATTTTGCATGAAACTAGGGGTTTTTCTGATgctggttttctttttttcttttttgtttggtAAAGGGCTTCTTTTTGGCTATGGATTCAGCTCATGAAGAGGTAGAACACAAGAAAAGCAAAGTGGGTTCTGAAGATAATGGTCACATTGGTTATGGCTTGAGAGAAAACCCCAAGAAATCTTGGAGATTTTCAGGCTTTAAAGAAGTCAATACTTCTACTTCTGCTGCGGCTGCTTCTGCTTCTTCAATGGAGGAAAACCAATGTAAAGTGTGTGGTAAAGAGTTTGTCTCAATGAAAGCGCTTTATGGGCACATGAGGCATCACTCTGGGAGTAAGAGGGGAAGAATTCAGTGCAAAGAATGTGAAAAATCGTTTCTTTCATTGAAATCTCTGACCAACCATATGAGGGTACACTCTCAGAAGTTGAGGCTTCATAATGTTCAATCAGAAACTAATAGTTCAAGTTCAAGGCAGGATCTTGTTGTGGAAGGCTTATATGCAAAGAAGAAGAGATCAAAAAGAATTAGAAGGTACAATTCTAgtaattcaagttcaatttcTAGCTTGAACGAATCTTTGCCATCTTTTACTGAAATTGATGATCAAGAAGTAGAACAAGTGGCTGTTTGTTTGATGATGTTGTCTAGGGGAGTTCACGATTGGGGTAAATTGCATTCATTTAATGGGTtttcagatgatgatgatgatgcttgTGCTTCAGATTCTTTAACCGTTTTGTATGAGCAGATTGAAAAGaatgatgaatttgaagttTGTGTTGAGAAGTCCAACAAGGGCAGTAGTGAATTTGAGATGCCTAAACTGGATAATGAATCTGAgtttgtatcatatgatactgagattgaaaaagaaattgtgcttaaactgaaatttgagtcaaattctcCAAGCAAGAAAGTCAAATTTGATGCTTGTGATTCCGAAACTGGGGTTGATTCTGAAATGGTGGATGATTCTGGTGAGAAATGCAGCACCAAGTGTAAGATCTGCAACAAATTTTTCCATTCTGGCCAAGCACTTGGAGGCCACCAAAAGAAGCATGGCATAAAAAAAGGCTGCAAGGCACAGAAGACTGATAGCTGGGAAGACCAGAACCAGACTGGGGCATGGCCTAAAACTGAACCTGATTGCAAGCTTGTGAAGCTTGAATGCATCAAGAATCTAACGGAGGGCAGCAAAGCCAGTGGGGCAGCTGTTATTAAGGAGCATAAATGCCCCATCTGCTTTAAAGTGTTCATATCAGGCCAAGCATTGGGTGGCCATAAGAGGGCTCACTTTCTGAAGAACCCTGAAACTAGGCCTCAAGAGATTCCAATGAGCCAAGGCCAGTGTAGCATCTCTGGGGAAATGGATATTGATATCCCTATGCAATGGAGATGTTGGCTTCAAGCAATGGTGGACTGAAAGCAAGTGCAAGCCATTGGTGACCAACTGAGAAAGTGATGCCATGTGTAGTTTCTGCAGAGTCTGAAGTTTGTACAGAGAAACAATACAGAAGATTAGAAGTAACAATTACTGACCCAAATTAGAGACTACATTGCTTTGAACCAGTAAAGctcattagttttttttttcactctggATTCTTGATACTGAAATAGGGAATTGTTGTCCTGCAAAACATACAGAAAGGAATGGATAATAAGCAGATACATCTTCATTCATCTTTgactgagttttttttttccaattttttcacTTTCGGACTTCATTAGAGGTGGATTTGAACTGAgccaactcaaattcaacttgaGATCAATGTCTTGTCAATGTTGTTGCACTAGAGTTGACAGTTAGAAATTGTTgacaattctttttcttcttctctaacgacttttatttttctctgaTAATATTGTACACCAATTCAAGTAAGccgaatttgagtttgaactgaCCGTTatggattcaaaccaaacttagcTAACCCTTACTTAGActtgattcgattcgaatccacccctatcATTAACTAGCAAAAGAGCTTGAAGAGTACTAAACTGAATCAAAATCTGGCTCAAGGTAGCTTTCAGAGTGGTGATAAAAAGGCAGGCCCTCAGTTAGGCTTACCCAATTTGATTGATATGTCTAAACAAACCTCTTTTTAGGCCGAAAGTAGACTCATAACCAATGTGAGTGACATTGACAATTAAAGAATTACACTCAGCTTCGGACATGTCAACCATTAATACTCATTTTGTTAGTATATGAAGTAACATTATTATTCGAGACGAACGGCATTGCAATGTCAACAGGATTCAGAATGTTTATCCTTTTATTATTGTGTTACAAGACTTATTCAAGATACATTTTTTCACCACCGGCTGTCTCCGAAGAGTTCATTTACACTGAAACATATCAACAGGATGCCATGTTCATCACAAACAAAAGCTTGTGGCCAGACCAACTCTCTACTTGGTAGTGCAGGCATTCTCTGAATTATGGCAATTCCACAGGTTCAATGTTCCATATGTCTCGAGCATATTCGTGAATAGTTCTGTCACTACTGAACTTGTATGAACCCGCTGTATTCAGGATTGACATTCGTGTCCATTGCTGCAACATCCGTTATAAAATGTTAGTTATGGGGTTTGCAGTGGCTTATGCAAGAAAATGCTGGGAGATGTATAAAAACAATAGGGCATTATGTAGATTGTGTGCTGTGTAGTTGAATGGAAAAGCAGTTTTCCATCTTTCCAGTGATTAATAATGCAATAATGCAACCGTATGGCTCACCTTTTGGTCTCGATATGCTTCATCAACCTTCTCTTGGCACTCTAAGTAACTAGGGAAGTCTTTGCCCACAAGGAAATAATCTGCACGACCAAAACCTTCGTTTCCTTCCAGTGACCCCATCAGTTCATTGTAgttatttgaaccaaaaacaccACTTCTAACGAATTCCTTCACTTCTTCAAAACGTGGATCTGGAACAAACTGCATTAACAGACCATCCAAATTAGCAAGTTATGAGAGTGCAttcaaaatatttcttcaatgAAGAAGCAGATTTTTATGTACTTCAGCCAAGACATTTTTACAATTTACTTCCCACTGGTTAGACTCATAGCAACAATATTTCATGGCTAAAACCTCACAGATTCACTAACAATagattaaaaggaaaaaaaattattagtagtAATAAATCGGTAAACAGTGCATACCTTGCCTTCAGATCTCTCTTTTCTGAACCCTGCTATCTCGTGAGCTTTAGCACCAAAGAGGAAGAAGTTTTCTTCTCCAACTTCTTGCCTTATTTCAACATTGGCACCGTCCAAGGTCCCAATCAAAATGCAACCATTCATAGCGAACTTCATGTTACTGGTACCACTAGCCTCCATGCCGGCAGTACTTCAGAGAGCAAAAAGAAGACAATGAGACATGAGAGAATGTAGGACAGTCAACTAATGTCTATAggttttgaacaattttttctcGCTCCATGAATGTAATCTTCAATCATTTTCATGAAATAAATTCCCTTGGCCATCTGCCATGCAGACATGTTTGTTGTACCATATAAATTCCCATGCTTTGTCCTTTGGCTTTAACTAGTTATGAAGGTTGACAGCTGAGAAGTGGATTAGAACCTCTGCCAAAAATTATCATGTTCTAAATAACGAAAAATGCCTAATTGCAACAACAAAATTCGTGATGCTAACTAAAGCATCCACTGGATTCATCTGGACCTCAGCTTAAGCAAGGGCTACTGACAAGCTAAGGTCAAACTAAACTTTAGGGCTCAATTTTGAAAGGAATGTGCTCAGCCCCCAACTAAATCATGCATAATTCTGCATTTTTATCACCATATGCtatctataataattacatGTCCAAGAAACGAAGCAAATAAGAAAATCGAAATACCTGATATGCTGTGAGAGCTCACTAGCAGGGATAAGCAATTCAGCCACACTGACATTGTAATCAGGGACAAAAATAACctaaaatagaacaaaaaaaaaaaaatcagagatACAATGAACTACAGCAACAGAAACATTTGTAGATAAATCTAACCGGAGGTTTTAAAGTTTGATATTTTGAAGCCaagttaaaccaaatcaaatcagcAATGTAATCCTTCCATGTTccaaaatccaaaattaaagGCATCTTGGAAATGTATGCCTTATCTCACCTCTCAACTAAATTAGAATCCCTAAGAGCAATATGTCCTCTGCTGATTGAACAAGTAAAAGTGCACACAGATAATTTAGTATATCAACTGCCATTTCAATACTGATACATTTTTCCTACAGCCAAAGCATGAAAACCTGTTtccatcttcatttttctttattatggTCAAATCACTATATATTTATTGACAAAGCCATACCTTCAGCAAATCACCTATTTCAGCATCATGATTGACAGTAGCCCCAACATCAGTGATAAATTTCACAATTCTCTTGGCTTGCACATAAGTAGCAAAAGCTTTTCCCCCGAATATACAAACTCGTGGAACAAACTTTGCTTTCCTTTCTGCAGCACTcatttctttcatctttttgtAACGGTAAACAATTCCCAATATATTCATCAGTTGCCGCTTATATTCATGGATGCGCTTCACCTGAAAATAATTGATgcaatataattttcataaaatatatatacagaaAGGTGATAATGGTTAAAGAACTAATAAGAAGAGgataagaaaacattttttcagGCAAGTGTTAAGAATTCTGCAAACCATGAATAAACATGTAGCTTAAAGTTGACACGCTTGTATGCTTAATCGTACATAGATGACATAATAAATATCATCACAGCAATCTAGTTCAAAGGGGATTATTAAGCTTGTCCATTATAAGGTAATAAGAATTTATTAGTAGTTTAGTATCTTACcctgataatttaattatgatcATTATGATCCATCTATGATTATAAAACTATAAGTAGGGCCAGTCTACAGACttgattattattaaattttttcaattttatctaatatttttgcAGTAATTCCATCTAAGCTAAAAATATTCTACATTATATCATAAACATTTAAGGTAAAAGCCTTCAATAGCAAGGAAATAACCTGGATGTCAAACATTGCATCAGGGCTGACCAAATAGCCtgttttttctttgatgagtgacgCAACTTTCATTTTGTTGTTCCTTTTTGCCAACCTGAACTGGTTTTGGAGATTTTCATTATCTGCAAActatgaatgaaaaaaaaaaaactttaattaggAATTATAGAGGTGGTTgcataacataatttaaaatgcATAATCAATAAGTTTTTTAGTTGACGTAATGAAAAAAAAGTAGCCTCAAGAAATCTCAAACTCTGAGCTACGCTCCAGATTAAAAATTCAGAATAGAACATAATGTTAACAACCAGTTAAGCAGGAGTGTCTAAAGCAGGCTTCTAACTGATTATTAATTCTGAAGTCCATAATACAAGTATGAACTGGGCAAACATAGTGAAATGGGTGCTTAATGCaattaaaagtaaaagtaaaagaaataggtaaattttcttctcaaaacATTTAAGAAAAATCTACTGTAAATTCACTTTTTATAACATTCAACCACTTAGGATGATTTTACAAATAAGGATATGGATATGTTGATTACCTTTTTTAACTCAGCCAACTTCTCAGTTTTTGTGACCCAGTCTTCCGTGCCGATCCACTTGctgataattttacttaaatctgGATTGCAGAAAAGCATCCACCTTCTTGGTGTAACCccatttgttttattttgaaatttatcaggCCATAACTACCAAAATGTGTAGCATAGAGTTTAGTTAACAT
The genomic region above belongs to Mangifera indica cultivar Alphonso chromosome 15, CATAS_Mindica_2.1, whole genome shotgun sequence and contains:
- the LOC123197849 gene encoding uncharacterized protein LOC123197849; this encodes MIHKRHFADEDSFEFPCKHPKLCDYANHLAPIVDFNPPNDTGLEPQTSGTSSGISRFLWESSSIAEADAKIEAALHLSFLPEYFAPQHQLRALLQSEETYSSLLEAPPLIPVSIGPEHQADVPEWNPRGSKSFVDNLNAPGHQVELSPSLDFKLLVDDGDEEKLMGTCIISMPAYETSANYCFERCGTRNDCKCIDRDSIDCVRQHVMEAREKLRGNLGEKIFEELGFCEMGEEVSKRWTGEEEQTFHEVVLSNPASMGKNFWNHLSLAFPFRTKRDLVSYYYNVFMLQKRADQNRFDPQNVDSDNDEWYISEHEADVVEEDEDSGVESPTNLDVPTCQEYQAEDCHDDIEGEYELDDFKDGAQAVCAVATDEDEGDVDDISVGVKKSFGDSGGNIDLHFLSKIQSSCRDEDGVQDDSCTSCEFEQIESCDPLYTKGTDQKQSNQD
- the LOC123197709 gene encoding zinc finger protein ZAT4-like, translating into MDSAHEEVEHKKSKVGSEDNGHIGYGLRENPKKSWRFSGFKEVNTSTSAAAASASSMEENQCKVCGKEFVSMKALYGHMRHHSGSKRGRIQCKECEKSFLSLKSLTNHMRVHSQKLRLHNVQSETNSSSSRQDLVVEGLYAKKKRSKRIRRYNSSNSSSISSLNESLPSFTEIDDQEVEQVAVCLMMLSRGVHDWGKLHSFNGFSDDDDDACASDSLTVLYEQIEKNDEFEVCVEKSNKGSSEFEMPKLDNESEFVSYDTEIEKEIVLKLKFESNSPSKKVKFDACDSETGVDSEMVDDSGEKCSTKCKICNKFFHSGQALGGHQKKHGIKKGCKAQKTDSWEDQNQTGAWPKTEPDCKLVKLECIKNLTEGSKASGAAVIKEHKCPICFKVFISGQALGGHKRAHFLKNPETRPQEIPMSQGQCSISGEMDIDIPMQWRCWLQAMVD